The region GTTGTCCCGCAGGTCGCGGTAGGCGTCGTACGGGTGGGCCACGAACTCCGGATTCCAGGGATCAAACTTCACATAGGACACCATAACGGTAAAGCGCCTCTCACCAGGGGACTTGCCGGATCGCCCGTTCTCCGGGTTATAGTGCGCTCAGGTCATGAGTGCCAGCGTCAAGCCCCGGCTTGCTGGCCGGCAACCCTCGCGCTCGCGGCGGGGTGCCCCGGGTGAGGACCGGGTCCGGCGCGCGGTGCGCCGGGCAAGCGCGGGCTCCGCCGTACGACGCCATGGCAGGGGTCCCTGACCCGAGGAGACCTGGCGTTGTCCGCTCTCACCTTCGTTCCGCAGCAGCCCGCCACCCCCGTGTCCGAGCCCAACGCCGTGTCCGAGCCCAACCCCGTGTCCGAGCCTGTACGCACACCCGCGGTCGTGGGCGCTGACCTGGAGGTCCCGGTCCGGGGCGGCCGGCTCGTGCCGTACGCGAACCTCGACTACGCGGCGAGCGCGCCCTGTCTGGAGCCGGTGAACACCGCCGTCGCGGCGGCGCTGCCGGCCTACTCCAGCGTGCACCGGGGCGCGGGCTACGCCTCGCAGCTCACGACCCAGCGGTACGAGCAGGCCAGGCACACCGTGCGGGCCTTCGTCGGCGCCCGCCCCGGCGACGCCCTCGTCTTCGTGCGCAACACCACCGACGCGATGAACCTGCTGGCCCGCAGCCTCCCCGAGGGCACCACGGTCGTCGTGTTCGGCACCGAGCACCACGCCTCGCTGCTGCCCTGGGCCGACGCCGTACGGCTCGATCCCCCCGCCTTCCCCGGCGAGGCCGTCCGGGCCGCCGACGAGGCCCTCGCGGCGATCGAGGGCCGGGCCCTGCTCGTCGTGACCGCCGCGTCCAACGTCACCGGAGAGCTGTGGCCGATCGCCGGGCTCGCGCACATCGCGCACCGGCACGGCGCGCGGATCGCCGTGGACGCCGCCCAGTTCGTCCCGCACCGCGGCCTCAACCTCGCCGCGCTCGACCTCGACTACGTCGCCTTCTCCGGGCACAAGCTCTACGCGCCGTTCGGCGCGGGCGTGCTCGCCGGCCGGCCCGACTGGCTCGCCGCCGCCGACCCCTACCTGCGCGGCGGCGGAGCCGTACGGGCGGTGGGTGAGACCACCGAGTGGAGCGACGACCCCGAGGCGCGGCACGAGGCGGGGACGCCCAACGTGCTCGGCGCGGTCGCGCTCGCCGCCGCCTGCGACGCCCTCGCCGCGACCGGCTGGACCCCGCTGGTGCGGGAGGAGGAGCGGCTGCTCGCCCGCCTGCGCGCCGGACTCGCCGCGATCCCCGGCGTACGCGAACTGTCACTGTGGGGGCCGGACCACCCGCGCGTCGGGATCGTGTCGTTCGTCGTGGAGGGCCGCCCGGCCCGGGAGGTCGCCGAGATCCTCTCGGCCGAGCACGGCATCGGCGTCAGGGACGGCAAGTTCTGCGCCCACCCCTTCGTCCGACACCTCCTCGGCGGCGCGGAGGACGAGGGCTGCGCCGACGGCACGGTCAGCGCCGTACGCGCCTCGATCGGCATCGGCACGACCGAGGAACACGTCGACCGCCTCGTCACCGCCCTCCGCGAAATCGCCCCCGCCTGACCACGGAACGCGTCTCCGCGAGGAGCTTCCTCGCGCCTTCCTCGATCACGGCAGGGGAGACGCCGGCCTCGTGCAGTTCCTGCTCGATGTCGGCCCAGTCCCCCGGTGTCCTCTTCGGCAGGCTCGCCACGGACGGCAGGATAGCCGTCACCGGGCTGCGGCTCGGTGAGTTCGGGCGCCACGGGCGTGAAAGCATGGACGGTATGACCGAGCAGGGCGGCCCGCGGATCGAGCGAGTGGTGGGCATCGGCGCCGGGGCGGACGCGGTGCGGCCGAGGGAGCTCGCGACCGAGGACCTGGTCCTCGACATCGGGCCGCAGCATCCGTCCACGCACGGGGTGCTGCGGCTGCGGCTCGTCCTGGACGGCGAACGGATCGTGACCGCCGAGCCGATCGTCGGCTACATGCACCGCGGCGCGGAGAAGCTCTTCGAGGTGCGCGACTACCGGCAGATCATCGTGCTGGCCAACCGGCACGACTGGCTGTCGGCGTTCGCCAACGAGCTGGGCGTCGTGCTCGCGGTCGAGCGGATGATCGGCATGCAGCCCCCGGCCCGGGCCGTGTGGGCCCGGACCCTGCTGGCCGAGCTCAACCGCGTGCTCAACCACCTGATGTTCCTCGGCGGCCATCCCCTGGAGCTGGGCGCGGCCGGGCCGGTCTTCCCCGCCTTCCGCGAGCGGGAGACGCTGCAGTACGTCATGGAGGAGATCTCCGGCGGCCGCATGCACTACATGTTCAACCGGGTGGGCGGGCTGAAGGAGGAGCTGCCCGAGGGCTGGCTCGGCCGCGTGACCACCGCCGTGGCGGCCGTGCGGCGGCGGCTGCCCGATATCGAGGAGCTGGTCACGGGCAACGAGGTCTTCACGGCGCGCACCCGCGGCGTCGGCGTGCTCGACCATGAGACGATCATGCAGTACGGCGTGAGCGGCCCGGCCGCGCGGGCCTCGGGAGTGGACTTCGACCTGCGGCGCGACGAGCCCTACCTCGCGTACGGCGAGCTGCCCGTGAAGGTCGTGACCCGCTCGGCGGGTGACTGCCAGGCCAGGTTCCAGGTGCTGCTCGACCAGGTCAAGGTGTCCCTCGACCTCGCCGACGCCTGCGTGGAGCGGCTGCGCCACCTGCCGCCCGGCCCGATCAACCAGCGCCTGCCGAAGGTGCTCAAGGTGCCGGAGGGCCACACGTACGCCTGGACGGAGAACCCGCTCGGCCTCAACGGCTACTACCTGGTGTCACGTGGCGAGAAGACCCCCTGGCGGCTCAAGCTGCGCAGCGCCTCCTACAACAACGTCCAGGTGCTCCGCGAGCTGCTGCCCGGCCACACGGCCGCCGACCTGATCGCGATCCTCGGGTCGATGTTCTTCGTGGTCGGCGACATCGACAAGTAGGGACTCAGCTCTCTCCGCCGGGCTTGCCGGGCACCCGGCAGCAGTGTTCGAGGAAGAGCGCGGCGCAGATCAGGACCACGCAAGCCACGAACGACCCGCCACCGATGATGGCGTCCTGGCGGGGCTTGTCCAGGTCGAGCAGGTCCAGCACGCGCAGGACGAAACCGGCGAAGACCCCGGCGAACGCCGCGCCCGCGTACGCGGTGGCCTGGGCCAGCGCGGCCAGGCGCGCGACGGCGAGCGGCTCGACCGGCTTGGTGTCCGGGCGGCGCAGGATCCTCGCCCGGGTCAGCCAGCCCGTGTACGCCTCGCCGATCGCGAGCAGCAGCACGGTGGGCACCGCGGTCCACGGCAGTGTGGGCACCACGGAGTAGGACTGCCGCAGCAGGCCCCAGGTGAGCACGGCGAACACGACCACGAGACCGACGAGCACGCCGGGGTTGCTGGGCTTCACTCGGGGTCTCTCCTCGTCAGGCCGGGGGTTCGAGCACGAGGTCGGTGCGCAGCCGTACCCCGCTCTGGTCGAGGTCGGCCAGCAGGGCCGCGACGGACCCGCGCCCGGGCAGCACCGCCGCGGGGTCCGCCTGGGCCCACGGCACCAGGACGAACGCCCGCTCGTGCGCGCGGGGATGCGGGAGGGTGAGCTCGGGATCGTCCGACATCAGCGTGCCGACCGCGATCAGGTCCACGTCGAGGGTCCGGGGGCCCCACCGCTCCGCGCGCTCACGGCCGAAGGCGTTCTCGACGCTGTGCGCCCGCTCCAGCAGGGTGCGGGGGTCGAGCATGCTCTCGGCGACGACCACCGCGTTCAGGTACGCGCTCTGGGTGGGCCCGCCGACCGGTTCGGTCTCGTAGACCGGCGACGCCGCCACGAACGTGAGCCCGGGCGCGTCGAACAGCGCGTCGACGGCGCCCTGCAGGTTCTCGATGCGGCGGCCGAGGTTGCTGCCGAGCGCGATGACGACCCTCATGCGCGCCCCCTTCTGATCGTCACCACCACGTCGTCGAACGGCAGCGGGATGGGCGCCGCCGGTTTGTGCACACTGATCTCCGCCTCCTCGACCATTTCGTGGGCCAGGCAGGCCGCCGCCAGCCGCTCGGCGAGGGTCTCGATGAGGTTGACCGGCTCGCCCTCCGCGATCCGGACGAGTTCCAGGGCCAGCGCGCCGTAGTCGACCGTCAGGGTGAGGTCGTCGGCCGCGGCGGCCGGGGCGGTGTCGAGACGCAGGCAGACGTCGATCACGAACTCCTGGCCGAGCTCGCGCTCGGCCGGCAGGCACCCGTGCCTGCCGCGCGCCCGCAACCCCGTCAACCGCACCGCGTCGCGGCTCACTGCTCCTGGTCCTCCTCCTCGTCGTCGTCGTCGCTCTGCAGGACCGGAGATCCGTGGTAGAGCCACAACCGCCAGCCCCCGGAGGTCCGCACGTAGGTGCTGGAGGCGACGACCCGGCCGGCGGCGAAACCCGGTTCGTCGCTGTCGGCGGCGGTGAGGATGTTCTCCGCGCAGGTGACGACCGCGACGTCACCGAGCACGGTGGTCTGCACGTCGGTCAGCACGAACTGGATGTACGTCGTGTTCGCCATGATGAGCGCCCACGAGCGCAGCACCTCCGACCGCCCGCTCAGCATGGGCCAGCCGGGGTGGACGCACAACGCGGGACGTCCCGGGACGTCCTCGATCCATATCTCCGACATCCTGTCGAGGTCGCCCGCCTCGATGGCGTTGTAGAACGCCTGGTTGAGCTCCTCGATGTCCTTCATGGGCGTCCCTGTCGGCATATCCTCACCGGCTCTCGTCGGCATGTCGCGCGGCTGCGTGTCGTGCGGCTACTGCGTCCCTCGCGCCTGCCGCGTGTCGTACGCCTGCTGCCCTCCAGGTGGCGGCGACGCGCACCGCGTCGGCGTTCGGCCGCACCCGGTGGACCCGGACGCACCACGCCCCGGCCTCCGCCGCGAGCGCGGTGACGGCGACGGTCGCGTCGTCACTGCCGTCGAAGGGGCGTGGTTCGCCGTCCGGCCCGGCCAGCAGGCGGCCGAGGAACCGCTTGCGCGACGCCCCGACCAGCAGGGGATGGCCGAGCCGGTTCAGCTCGGCGATACCGGCCAGCACGGCCCAGTTGTGCTCGGCGTTCTTGGAGAAACCGAGGCCGGGGTCGAGCACGATCTGCTCCTCCCGCACGCCCTCGGCCAGCACGGAGTCGACCCGCTTGCGCAGTTCCTCCGCGACCTCGGTCAGCACGTCGTCGTAGACGGCCCGGTTGTCCATGTCGCGGCTGTGCCCGCGCCAGTGCATCACGACGTACGGCACGCCGGTCGCGGCCACCACGCGCGGCATCGCCGGGTCGGCCAGGCCGCCGCTCACGTCGTTGACCAGCCTGGCCCCGGCCGCGACCGCCGCCTCGGCGACCTCCGCCCGCATGGTGTCGACGCTGACCGTGACGCCCTCCTGGGTGAGGGCGCGGATCACCGGTTCGACGCGGCGCAGTTCCTCCTCCAGCGAGACCCGGGCCGCTCCCGGGCGGGTGGACTCGCCGCCCACGTCCACGATGTCGGCGCCCTCGGCCACCAGGTCGAGACCGTGCCGGATCGCGACGTCGGGGTCGAACCACTGTCCGCCGTCGGAGAACGAGTCGGGGGTCACGTTGACCACGCCCATGACCAGACAGCGCTCGGCCTCGGGCATGCCGGGCACGCTCGGAGTGGTCATGGAGTCCAGCCTAGTGCCGGTTCGGCAGGGCTCGTCCGGCAGGAGCACACCCGCCCACTCAACCACGCAGGATCAGCGACATGGCCTCGGCCCGCGTCGCCTCGCTGCTGCGGAAGTCGCCCCGGACGGCCGAGGTGATCGTCTTGGCGCCGGGCTTGCGCACGCCGCGCATGGTCATGCACATGTGCTCCGCCTCGATCACCACGATCACCCCGCGCGGCTCCAGCACCTGCATCAGGCCGTCGGCGATCTGCGAGGTCATCCGCTCCTGCACCTGCGGCCTGCGGGCGTAGACGTCCACCAGCCTGGCGAGCTTCGACAGGCCGGTGATGCGTCCCTTCTCGTTCGGCGTGTACCCGATGTGGGCCACGCCCTGGAACGGCAGCAGATGGTGCTCGCAGGTGGACATGACCTCGATGTCCTTGACGAGCACCATCTCGTCGTGGTCCGCGTCGAACATCGTGGTCAGCGCGTCCTCGGGACGCTGCCCCAGACCCGCGAACTGCTCGGCGTACGCCCGCGCCACCCGGGCGGGGGTGTCGCGGAGCCCGTCGCGATCGGGGTTCTCCCCGATCGCGAGCAGGATCTCGCGTACGGCCTTCTCGATCCGGCCGTGGTCGAATCCGGAAGGCGGGCCCGCCGGGTGCGGCTCGGCCACGGTCAGGCCTCGTCCCGCTGCGTCGACTGGTCGTTCGCCCACGGGGCCGCGCCGGAGCCGCCGGCCGGGAGCGCCGAGCCGTTGCCGTTCGCCCGCTCCTTCGGCGTGATGACCGGAGGACGGTCCGACGGCAGGCGCTTGCCGTACCCGGCGTAGGAGGGGCGCTTCTCCCTGGTCACGACGGGCGAGAAGATCTGGAGGACCTGCTCCCGGGAGAGCGTCTCCTTCTCCATGAGCTCCAGCACCAGGTTGTCGAGCACGTCGCGGTACTGGACGAGGATCTCCCACGCCTGGTCGTGCCCGCTCTCGATGAGGCGGCGGACCTCCTCGTCGATCGCCGAGGCGATCTGCTCGGAGTAGTCGCGCTCGTGACCCATCTCGCGGCCGAGGAAGACCTCGCCGTTCCCGCTGCCGAACTTGCGGGCGCCGAGCCGCTCGCTCATGCCGTACTCGGTGACCATGCGGCGGGCGATCGAGGTCGCCTTCTCGATGTCGTTGGACGCGCCGGTGGTGGGCTCGTGGAAGACGAGCTCCTCCGCGGTGCGGCCGCCGAGCAGCATGGCGAGCTGGTCCATCATCTCGGACCGGGTCGCGAGGAACTTGTCCTCCATCGGCAGCGTCATCGTGTAACCGAGGGCGCGGCCGCGCGACAGGATCGTGATCTTGTGGACCGGGTCGGAGTTGGGCAGCGCGTGGGCCACCAGGGCGTGGCCGCCCTCGTGGTAGGCGATGATCTTCTTCTCCTGGTCCGACATGACCCGCGACTTGCGCTCCGGACCGGCCATCACGCGGTCGATCGACTCTTCGAGGGTCGCCATCGTGATGAGCTTCTGGTCCTGCCGGGCGGTCAGCAGCGCCGCCTCGTTGATCACGTTGGCGAGGTCGGCGCCGGTGAAGCCGGGGGTCCGGCGGGCGATCACGTCGAGGTCGACGTCCTGCGCGAACGGCTTGCCGCGACCGTGGACGCGCAGGATGCCCTTGCGGCCCTCCAGGTCGGGCCGGTCGATGACGACCTGGCGGTCGAAGCGGCCGGGACGCAGCAGGGCGGGGTCGAGGATGTCGGGCCGGTTGGTCGCGGCGATGAGGATCACGCCGCCCTTGACGTCGAAGCCGTCCATCTCGACGAGAAGCTGGTTGAGCGTCTGCTCACGCTCGTCGTGGCCGCCGCCGAGGCCCGCGCCGCGGTGCCGGCCGACGGCGTCGATCTCGTCGATGAAGACGATCGCGGGGGCGTTCGCCTTGGCCTGCTCGAACAGGTCACGGACGCGGGAGGCGCCGACGCCGACGAACATCTCGACGAAGTCGGAACCGGAGATCGAGTAGAAGGGCACGCCCGCCTCGCCGGCCACGGCCCGGGCGAGCAGGGTCTTGCCGGTGCCGGGGGGGCCGTACAGCAGGACGCCCTTGGGGATCTTGGCGCCGATGGCCTGGAACTTGGCCGGGGCCTGCAGGAACTCCTTGATCTCCTGGAGCTCCTCGATGGCCTCGTCGGCTCCCGCCACGTCCGCGAAGGTGGTCTTGGGGGTGTCCTTGGTGATCAGCTTCGCCCGCGACTTGCCGAAGTTCATGACCCGGGAGCCGCCGCCCTGCATCTGGTTCATGATGAACAGGAAGATCAGGACGATCACGATGATCGGCAGGAAGCTCGCGAGGAGGCTGAGGAGGAAGTTCTCCCTCGGCACCTCGACGGTCCAGCCCTCGGACGGCTTGGACGTGTCGAGCGCCTGGGTGAGCTGGACACCCTGCCCTTCGACCCAGGGCGCCTGGATGCGGCTGACGCTCTTGTTCTGCACCGTGATCGGCTGCTTGAGCGTCAGCTCGACCCGCTGGTCCTTGTCGACCACGGTCGCACTCTTGACATTGCCCTGCTGGATCTGCTGGACGACCGTCGAGGTGTCGGCGGTGGTGTAGTTGCCGTCCCCGCCGAACATCGTGGTGACGAGCAGGAGAAGCAATACGATGCCCAGGATCCACAGGAGTGGGCCACGTGTAAATCGCTTGAGATCCATCCGTTGCGGAACCCCGGCGGGCCCGTCCCTTCCTGACCATGGCCTGCCCCGGGCGGACCCGGGGTCGCGGCATCCGTTACCGCTCCTTCTGGCTACCGAGGGACGGCCGCACGGCCCCCCACGGATATCCGAAGGTACACCCGGCCGCCGCGTCGGGTAACTGCCCGAGCGGCTCCGGCTTTGCCTTTCCAACGTACGTCAGCCAACCCCGTGTTCCCCGACCTGGCGCCCAATAAGGCACGATCCACGGGTCACTTCGCTAAGGGCTTACTCCCCTCCGTACACATGAGGCGCAAGAGTCCCGATGAAGGGCAGGTTGCGATAGCGCTCGGCGTAATCGAGACCGAACCCGATGACGAACTCGTTGGGGATGTCGAAACCGACGTATCGGACGTCCATCTCGACCTTCACCGCGTCCGGCTTGCGGAGCAGCGTGCAGATCTCCACGGAGGCCGGGTTGCGCGACCTCAGATTGTTCAACAGCCACGAAAGGGTCAGGCCCGAGTCGATGATGTCCTCGACCACGAGCACGTGCCGGCCGGCGATGTCGGTGTCGAGGTCCTTCAGCACCCGCACGACGCCCGACGACTTGGTCCCCGCGCCGTACGACGACACGGCCATCCAGTCCATCTGGACGGGCACGTGCAGCGCACGGGCGAGGTCGGCCATGACCATCACCGCGCCCTTCAGCACACCGACGATCAGCAGTTCCGTGCCGGCGTAGTCGGCGTCGATCTGACCGGCCAACTCCTTGATCTTCGTCTGCAGCTCCTGCTCCGAGATGAGGACGCGGGAGAGGTCCTTGCCCATGTCTGCTGCATCCACCTGGGGTTATTCCTTACGCGAGCGAGACGTTGTCCACGGCGAAGACAAGGGTGCCACAGCGCCTGACCACAACCACCCCCCCGGGTAGGTCCACCCCCTTCTGCCCGTGCCAGCCGGTCACCAGCCGGTCGACCGCCTCGATGTGCACCGCGGCGAGCGCGGCGGCGTGCGCCCCCGCCTCGACGGCGGCGCGCCTGATCACCCGCCGCCGCACCGCCGCCGGCACGTCCGCGATGCCGGGCACCCGGAGCTCCCCCGCCGGTCCCCGCGACCGCGCGTGGACCTCCGCGGCCCACCCGTCGAGGGCGTCCGCGTCGTCCCGGCACAGCCGCGCCGTACGGGCGAGCGCCTCGGCGATCCCGGGCCCCAGCGCGTCCTCCAGCACCGGCAGGACGTCGTGCCGCACGCGGACCCTGCGGTAGGCGCGGTCGTCGTTGTGGGGGTCGTCCCATGGCCGCAGGCCGAGGGCGGCGCAGGCCTGCCGGGTGCGCTCCCGGCCGAGCCCCAGCAGCGGCCGCCGATAGATCCCGGAGACCTCCGCCATGCCGGACAGGGAGCGGGAGCCGCTGCCCCGGGCCAGCCGCAGCAGCACGGTCTCCGCCTGGTCGTCGAGGGTGTGGCCGAGCAGGACCGCGGCGGCCCCCAGCCGGCCGGCCGCGGCCGACAGCGCGGCGTAGCGCGCGTCCCGCGCCGCGGCCTCGGGGCCGCCGGCCGTCCCCACGGTGACGGTCAGCGCCTCGGCCGGGTCGAGGCCGAGCGCCGGGGCGAGCCGTACGACGTCGCGGGCCCGCCCGGCCGAGCCCTCCTGCAGGCGATGGTCGACGGTCAGCAGCCCGGCGCGCAGGCCGAGACGCGGGGCCGCGAACCCGGTGGCCGCCGCCAGCGCCAGCGAGTCGGCGCCGCCGCTGCAGGCCACCAGGACCAGCGGCCTTCGCCCCCCGTCCGGTTCCGCGCGCGCGGTGAGGTCCGCGAGCGACAGCCGTACGGCACGGCGGACGTCGGCGACGGCGGGATGCGGGCCCATGGGCCCATTCTCGCGGTGTCCCGCGCGAGCGCGGGACACCGAGGAGCGCGGGTCAGGAAGAGGCGGTGAGCACCCGGGACATCCAGGCGTGGGGGTCGGCGATCTCGTCGCGGTCGGGCAGCGTCTCCGGGGAGGTCCAGACCTTGTTGAACCCGTCCATCCCGGCCTCGTCCACCACCGTGCGGACGAATCGGGAGCCCTCGGCGTACTGCTTCATCTTCAGCTCGATGCCGAGCAGCCGGCGGACCAGCTGGTCGACGCGGGAGCCGCCCTCGCGGCGGCGCTGGAACCTGGCGCGGATCTCGGCGACCGACGGCACCACGCTGGGCCCGACCGCGTCCATGACGTAGTCGCCGTGCCCCTCGACCAGTGTCATCACGGCCGTGACCCGGTCGAGCACGGCCTTCTGCTCGGGCGTCTGGATGGCCTCGATGAGATTGCCCTCGCCGCCCTTGAAGGCGTCGGCCACCGCGTCGGAGGCGGCGCGCAGGCGCTCCAGCAGCGTCGCGAGGTCCATCTCGGAGGCGAGGAGGAACTCGGTCATCTGGCCGCGCACGTACTCCCGCAGCCAGGGCACGCCGGTGAACTGCACCCGGTGGGTCTCCTCGTGGAGGCACACCCACAGGCGGAAGTCGCGCGGGTCGACGCCGAGCTCGCGCTCGGCGTGCACGATGTTCGGCGCGACCAGGGTGAGCCGGCCGGCCGGCGCGACGCCGGACGGGTCCGGCGGGAGGAACAGCTCGTACTGCCCGAGCACCCGGGAGGCGAGGAAGGCCAGCACCGCGCCGACCTCCAGGCCCGTGATGCGCGAGCCGACGGCGCCGACGATCGGCGGCATGTTGGACATCTTCTGCGTCAGCGGCTCCAGCACGACCCGGAATCCGTCGACGTTGGCGCGGATCCAGCCGGGGCGGTCCACCACCGTGGCCGCCTCGGGCGGGGCCGAGTCGATGCGGGTGAACTCCCGCACGTGCCCCTCGGCGTCCCGCGACAGCCGCCGGAGTTCGAGGACGGCCTGCCTGGCCTCCTCGCGGCTCACCTGCGGGCCCGGCCGCACGAGGCGCACTCCGGTCGTGACGGCCAGATCCCAGTCGATCACCTGCATACTCACCACCGTACGTTCTCCGCCTGCCCGCCGCGCGGGCGGCCGAGCGTGGTCCGGCATCTCAGCTCTGGGAGACGATCGTGGCCATCCTGTCGAGGGCGGCTATGGCCCGCGTCGGATCGGCCACCTGATCGGCCATGAACGCGAAGGTCAGCAGCCGGCCCTCGGACGTGTACGCGATCCCCGCCAGGGTGTTCACGCCGTTCAAAGTGCCCGTCTTCGCGCGGACCAATCCGGCGCCGGCCGCCGAGCCGGACCTGCCGTACCGGTTGTGCAGGGTCCCGGTGAAACCGGCGATCGGCAGCCCGCTGATCAGCGAGTGCAGGCCGGGGTGCGCCGGCGACGCCGCCATGGCGAGGATCCGGGCGAGGCCGCCGGGCGTGATCCGGTTCCTGGTGGACAGGCCGCTGCCGTCGTGCACCTCCACGCCCTCGGCCACGCCGAGCCGGGTGAGCACGCCGCCGACCGTCGCGGCCACGCCCTCGAACGTGTGCGGCTTCCCCTCCTTCACGGCGGCCTGGCGGGCGAGCGCCTCGGCGAGGTCGTTGTCGCTGTGCGTGAGCATCCGCTCCACCAGCGCGTAGACCGGCCCCGACTCCACCCGCGCCAGCTCCTGGGCGCCTGCCCCGGCCCGGCCCGGGCCGACGTCCCCGCCCACCTTGACGCCGTTCTTCCTGAGCAGCGCGGCGAACGCGTCGGCGGCGGTGCGCGCCGGGTCGGGCACCCGCGCGCCGTTCGCCGCCCGGCCCTCGTCGATCATGAGCGCGGACACCGGGGCGACGCTGCCCTCGGGGATGTACGTCGGCTTCCAGCCCGGCGCCGTACGCGGCCCGCCGAACAGGGAGGCGTCGTACGACAGGCCGGCCGAGGTGACGCCGGCCGCCTTCAGCGCCTTCGCCGTACGGAAGGCGAGCAGGTCGAGCGTCGCCGGCCTCGGGTAGGCGTCCCTCCGCTCCGCGGCGCTCGTCCCCGGGCCGGCCAGGGTGGGGTCGCCCCCGCCGACCAGGACGATCGAACCCGGGGCGGTGCCCCTGACCACCCGGGTCGCCAGGCGGGCGTCCGGGCCCACCGAGGCCAGCACCGTCAGCGCGGTGACGACCTTCGTGGTGGAGGCGGGGGTGATGGGGGTGCCCGAGCGGCCGTCGAAAACGGTGGAGCCGGTCGCCACGTCGAGGACGATGCCGGCCACGCTGCCCCCCAGGGCGGGGTCACCCATCGCAGCGGTGAGCCGGGTGGTCAAAGTACCCTTGGCGGGGAGAGCCCCATCCCCCGCCGCGGCCAGAACCGGACCCGCGGTCACCAGGGGGATCGGGTTCGGCTTCGGGGACGCGACCGGAGCCGGGGTCCTGTCGGCGTCATGGGCGATCAGATAGCTGCCCGCGAGGACGACGAAGATCTGCAGCAGGGCGAGGGTGGACACCACCACCCAGCGCTCACGTCGCACCACGTCACCCTCATTTCGCGCCGACCTTGAACACGCTTACGAGACATTAACGCCAGCCCGGGAGACCGGGGACTCATGCGGAGGAACGAGTGGAGTTCGACGTTGTCGTTGAGATTCCCAAGGGACAACGGAACAAGTACGAGGTGGACCACAAGACCGGCCGCATTCGCCTGGACCGCATGCTCTTCACGTCGACCCAGTACCCCGCTGACTACGGGTTCATCGAGGACACGCTGGGCGAGGACGGAGATCCGCTCGACGCGCTGGTGCTGCTCCAGGAGCCGACCTTCCCCGGCTGCCTGATCAAGTGCCGGGCGGTCGGGATGTTCCGGATGACCGACGAGAAGGGTGGTGACGACAAGGTGCTGTGCGTCCCGGCCACCGATCCGCGGATGGAGCACATCCGCGACATCCACCACGTCGCCGAGTTCGACCGGCTGGAGATCCAGCACTTCTTCGAGGTCTACAAGGACCTCGAACCGGGCAAGTCGGTCGAGGGCGCCAACTGGGTCGGCCGCACCGAGGCCGAAGCCGAGATCGTCGCGAGCACCAAGCGGTTCGAGGAGATCGACCACCAGGGCGAGGACCACTGAGCCGGTGCCGTAGGGGGCACTAGGCGGGCCGGGTGGCGCCGACGAGGTCATGGCGCCAGATGGGTGCGATGCGGACCACGTCCCCCGTCTGGGGGGCGTGGACCATCATGCCGCGCCCGATGTAGAGGCCCACGTGATGGATGGTGCCGGGGCTGCGGCTCAGCCTGCCGTAGAACAGCAGGTCGCCGCTGCGCAGTTCCTTGAGCGGGACGTGCCGTCCCGAGGTCCACTGGGTGCCGGTCCAGTGATCGAGCGAGA is a window of Microbispora sp. NBC_01189 DNA encoding:
- a CDS encoding inorganic diphosphatase — protein: MEFDVVVEIPKGQRNKYEVDHKTGRIRLDRMLFTSTQYPADYGFIEDTLGEDGDPLDALVLLQEPTFPGCLIKCRAVGMFRMTDEKGGDDKVLCVPATDPRMEHIRDIHHVAEFDRLEIQHFFEVYKDLEPGKSVEGANWVGRTEAEAEIVASTKRFEEIDHQGEDH